The following DNA comes from Papaver somniferum cultivar HN1 unplaced genomic scaffold, ASM357369v1 unplaced-scaffold_99, whole genome shotgun sequence.
attcggcagtggttggccgaatggaatataagtaatgatttgtccttccctaacaccgaggccttttcagcacaattggctccagagttggcagaaaactctgcagttaagcgtgctcgggcgggagcaatccagggatgggtgaccatccgggaagttactgctggattaccgcagcgatgcccgttcaaaaccccacactgccggataaccgcagtggctaagtggggacagtatcggtggagggacgggtcattacaaatggtatcagagccgacgacggttcacctgccgagggtgagaaggtacgctggacggggttgttccaggtgcttctcatgaggggtagggaacgtcGGAAATCTGAGCttgcgaatatattctggagccgaggacggctccaatttaaggtggtggtattgtaataccccgatattcggcagtggttggccgaatggaatataagtaatgatttgtccttccctaacaccgaggccttttcagcacaattggctccagagttggcagaaaactctgcagttaagcgtgctcgggcggagcaatccagggatgggtgaccatccgggaagttactgctggattaccgcagcgatgcccgttcaaaaccccacactgccggataaccgcagtggctaagtggggacagtatcggtggagggacgggtcattacacaagggttcggttctacctccatgtgggtactaggatcggtcacactagctttccaaaaattggttgactcggtactaggatcggttaccacataattatggtatttaacttgtaatCGGTTGCACAGGTCAtgggatcggttaccaattactaagacttattgcacctcttacaaggatcgattctacatgcttgtgatcggttgcacctcttactaggatcggttacccaatgactagagtTGGTTATACctattacaaaatattgatcataccatctcaggtgattacttaagatcggtttcactaataaaagtcataccaatacaaaagtcaggcattgtgaatagttttaccaagatacataaacaagttatgagcggttatactaaacacatatattggtaacccaaagatttgcaatgaataacaataccaataagcctagtgatttccctttcgattcataaaacaagtttataaacTGTACTTCCttcaaacaaatgtaaaacattgttttttaggacgaaatcttcacccataccatacataatcacaatagcattcataagattatgtcgatgtcttatatacgatgttcaaaagatagacgttatacttcgtgttgtaattccttaatactatgtctaactagagtataatcattcacagcttcgcagttatgttttcaatatgcacgacttgaaatatacgttaggaatgaaacagttcaagtcaaatattactaacctcaagatgaaggatgatgtcatcgttgtagctctttacttcttcacattcttcaagtcttcgagtaatacttgtaagtctgatatcctagtaactttctaattaacatatacaaagttgactctaataaataatcaagtgactctttaaatgagttttgattcactaaaatgtgacaagcaaacttggcataccaacgcttggtgggttcaaccgagctatgctctaacagactcATTGTCACCTTATCCGTTTCTTCTGCTGGTAGATATTCTCTCAAAACTAATAAACGATGTTGTGGAAAGGGGTCAAATTACTGGTTTTAGTGTTGCTGATGTTGGAACCATAGTTTCTCACCCTCAATCTGCTGATGATACCCTTATTTTCTTGAATGTACCTCTGATGAAGTAACTAGACTATCTGTAGTTTGCAATCTAGTTAATTTAAACCCTACACATTCTTCATTACATGTATGAGTTTCAGAGCCATAAACTATTACTTGAAATTTAATTTATAGTTTGCATATTGTATTCAAGGGTCAAAGAAGAGTTTATGCTACATCTATTCGCGTTCGATGTTTGGTGATCCTCGAGTGCTGCGAGGAACACCAAATGTTATGTTGAATATTGGAGACATATGACATACACTGTGACATCATTAAGTACATGGTATTAAATGACTTAAGTAAAGAAATTAGTCACCTCAATACACCCTAGTATctcttctcttatttttttttctttgatcatctctttcaatattcctcttctcttttttttttcggttttggCAACCAAATATGCGGTTGTTGTAATGCTAGATGAAGACCATTGTTACAATATTGTaatgaaataacaaaaataatattaGAGTTGCATTATTGTCGAAATTGGTAACGAAGATTATCCAACAAAACCTCACCTAAAAACTAAAGCCTTTCTGAACTTTATGTGCAACTGAGAGTATGAGCTTATGCCAAAAAGCAGATTGCTTGCCCCTTGAATTGGCAGCTATGGCACCAGACCGTAATCAAGGGGATGACcgaagcattttttttttttaacacaatCATCTAGAAGCCATTTCGATGACACGGTCACACGGATATCATCGAACTATGAACCCAAAGAATGTTTTTATTAACATAATCATCTAGAGAAAATTCAATCAGCGTTCATACCTGGACGTCAAATTCTAGATACCATTACAGTTGCTAAGGAGCTATTCCATTCGATGCACACCTCTAATTCCAGTCAAGGAGCTTTTTCTCTCAAGCTCGACATGAGCAAAGCATATGACAAAGTTGATTGGCAGTTCTTAAGTCAATCTCTTCTTAATTTCGGACTTGGTGGCAGAATTCACAGTCTTATCATTGTTAGttgattgaagactaattaattatttcctaaagttatcCGTGATATTTTtgaaaggggtttcctaaaccggttataattcttggtggccaagtttgtaacctatataaataggtaattaggccttgtagaattgtattgtgtagaaaacgattaagacataggtgagagatttcttgtataactTTTAGGGCTAAagatagggtttcgttgtgagagcatattggtgaggaacaagagacaaggttatcgtctcggttaattgttgcggtgtaaccaagggtttgctgggattcacacgacgttgtaatcgtttttcttcatagtggatttgagttggtgcggctcaaagtggacgtagagaatatatacaagttgtatgtattgttcgaaccactataaatcttgtgtcttgtgagttgatttatctttctcgtattattttAGTTggttgtgcttggtttacttattattcatcataatatctcatgatccgttattccgcggttgtcagtgattccctaagaaaatcctgacaactggtatcagagtctatggttggggctactgtccgaacggagaagtggttgtggatgtcaGCCGGCACGGCGCAGGTGGAGTCAGactcaaggtggagcaggcaaggcCCAAGGTAGAgctggcgctcaaggtggagttaatgCCGCAtccattaactcaggtggagcgGGGTTCTGTGGTGGGCAAGGctgtgctcaaggtggagttagtgctagccttcccattaactcaaggtggagtagggTTCCAGGGGGCGTAGTGACAATAATCATATTCGATGGGTAGCATATACGGACGGTGATCATATGGTGGAGTATGATTGGATTGGTGaggtggtttaatctcgccaagatggagattgttggagtatgtggcgcgatataaaccacatatgtatagataggatagtcccacatggaataagaggaagtacatgtggttcccaataagcttgggcatctccttacatagcaccgagccttttagattaaaatcccacacctcctgcaacaggtggtcaagtggggacaatatcggtgctatgtggtcgggcccagaagtagggtccggcggtccgtgaagatcctaacaactggcatcagagctcgggttagagatttagggtttatcgtagtacgattggagtgggagttatgggtgataataacgaaaatacggtagctagggttaaattttttaatgggaagaactttgcgttttggaagtctcagatagAAGACTACCTATATAAGAAAGAAATTactgatccattgggtggagttgcaaaaaagggagcacgcaaagatgatgaatggacaactcttgatcgcaagtgtgtagccgtgatccgtagatgtctaaTGGAGGAAGTATACAATAACATACAAGAGGAAACTAATACaaaggatcttatggataaacttgaaaagttgtatcaaaagtcatcagcctcggggaagattatgttgtgtgaacaattatttaatctgaagatgcaagaaggcgaagcgatttcaacACATCTTGAGAAGTTTAAATAtattatttctcagctttcaaaagttagtattacttttgatgatgaagttcaagctttgcGGTTGTtatcgtcattaccaaagagttgggagactgcaagtacaaccattagcaattccgcagggagcgagaagttgaagcttgctGATGTGCATCAAAGGTTGATCGCTGAAGAGGAAcgaagaatagaacaaggttatagttctagtacttcaagctcggccttaagtttgcaggaagaagatagaggcaggagttcaaataggaacaacaacaacaaatccataTGGAAGTCTAGAGGAAAGTCTATGGGGAGATCTAAATCCCgtcctagaggtgttgttgagtgttgggcgtgtaagaaagtaggacacttcaagcACGATTGTacggaaaacaaaggtgctaataatggtggaaacaaaggtaatcaagaggaggtcaacgtagttgcagctacggaaccggtgaaggtccttgttgataacaagaaggtgattacggaaggttttctgctactctctgaggacaagcaagatgagtcttggattatagactcgggagccTCTTTCCATGTAACGGGTGATAAGaatattatgatctcttataaagaaggatactatggccaagtattcttaggtgacggtgaagcatgcgacaccactggtttgggtgatgtgatcttgaaagtcaacggttcgacatggaaattgaaggatgtacgacacgttccaaatttgaagaagaacttggtgtctgtgggcaaagtttgtgatgatgactgtgaagttgtgcttacgaaacacaattggaagtGAAGAAATGAGCTATGGTATTAGCTCAtggagttagagtcggtactctataccggacttcagatggaactactttagcagtggctagtagtggtgaagacactaacttatggcatagaagattaggtCACATGAgggagaagaacatgaagattctatgttcgggaggatatctacctaaggtgaagtctgttgatatgagtttttgtaaggactgtgttcttggaaagcaaaaacgggttagtttcagcagaggcgACAGAGCCTTGAGAAGAcagaaacttgatttggttcatactGATGTAtagggaccaattgatgttgcatctgacagcgggttccaatattatatcacctttattgatgatcactcaaggaaggtgtggctttacttcatgaagaataagttcgaggtgtatgaagtgtttaaaaAGTGGAAATCTTTGGTTGAAatagaaactggtctgaagttaaagtgtctaaggtcagacaacggtggtgagtatgacaaaacagaattcttacagttatgtgctacaaatggaattcgtttggagaggacagttccaaggacgccacaggagaatggagtagcagaacatatgcattggacgttgaatgcacgtgctaggtgcatgaggttgaagtctggttttcccgagaccttctaggcacatgcaacagagacggctgcttatctaatcaataggacacctagtaatccattagatatgaagataccagaggaggtttggaccggtaaaaaggtaaatctttcatatttgaaagtttttggttgtgttggctatgttcatcttagtcccggtgagaggtctaagataggtgctcaagcaaagaagtgtatatttcttggttacggaaatgacgcttttgggtataaactttgggactacgagcgtcacaaagttattagaagtagagacgtcacttttaatgagaatgagttgtACAGGGACAGGAATgaaacacaagttgaagatgtcggatcaagcaacgtcgataaggagtcgtatatcgatattgatgatgtttctggaaaaagTGTGGTACAAGAAGAGTACGATGTTGCTGATGGCGGAGAAGTACAAGAAGGGACTTCTACTGCAGTGGGAGTTACTCCTACAgttccacaagaagtacgaagatcgtcaagaactcCGAAACCGaacccaaggtatgctttgaattatctattacttatggatggaggtgaacctgaagatattaaagaagcactagaggatgatgattcaggcaagtggcaacttgctatggaagatgggatgaattcacttgaggagaatggcacttgggtgttagtaaaattaccaagaggtaagaaggcgttgcataacaagtgggtttattggatgaagtctgaagcaaatggagatattcgctacaaagcgaggttggttgtgaaaggtttccagcaaaaacctggtgttgattacaacgagatattttctccagctgtgaagatgactactattcgagtagtgttagGTCTAGTGGattctgaagatctctaccttgaacagttggatgtaaagacaacttttcttcacggtgacctagatgaagaaatttacatgaagcagccagaaggattcatagtaaaaggcaaggaagagatggtgtgcaagataaagaagagtttgtatggctTAAAACAAGCgccgagacagtggtacaagaagtttgataacttcatgcatataggtggttactcacggtgtaatgcagatcattgttgttacttcaaaaggtgcggttctgactacatcatattattactgtatgtggatgatatgttggttgccggaacatctctacaagaagttgagaatttgaagaaacaattagcaagtgagtttgctacgaaagatcttggtgaagcaaagcagattcttggtatgaggatcataagagaccgagctaagggtgtacttatgcttagtcaggctgaatatattgaacgggtgttgaaaaggttcaatatggagaatgctaaaccagttagttctccacttggaagtcaaattcgtctttcaagtatgcagtgtgcgaagacaaatgaagaaaaggagtatatggctaacgtaccatattcttcggcgattgggagtctaatgtatgctatggtgtgcacgagaccggatattgcacatgcagtgggagtagtgagtagatatgcaagcaacccaggaaaacaacattgggaagctgtgaagtggattcttaggtatttgagaggtaacacaaatataccattgtgttatggaaaaggtggttctatcttgaggggttatgtggatgcagacttcgcaggtgatgtagataaaaggagaagtacgaccggttatgtttatactatggggtcagctgcagtgagttggaactcacagTTATAGAAGTTGGtaacattgtctactacggaagcggagtacgtagcagtaacagaagcgagcaaggagatgatttggttacgaggtttgttagatgagttgggaaaggaacaacGAGATAGTGTTCTGTTTAGCGATAGTCAAAGGgctatacatttagccaagaactcagcctatcatggTAGGATGAAGCATATAGATATTCTTTATCATTTCATCCTGGATCTCTTAtaagaaggagagttgaagctcgagaagattcttgattcgaagaatccggcggatatgtttaccaatggagttacatcagacaagctaaagcttTGCAAGGCTTTatttggtctctcagaatgagaatctgggaggggagccgcactgACATGAAGTTGTTTTAGCACCGTCTATCCAAAGTTGAAGATTCGAAGATAATCAttaagtcttcaaagtgggagattgttagttaattgaagactaattaattatttcctaaagttagacGTGATATTTTtgaaaggggtttcctaaaccggttataattcttggtggccaagtttgtaacctatataaataggtaattaggccttgtagaattgtattgtgtagagaacgattaagagatcggtgagagatttcttgtatagcttttagggctaaatctagggttttgttgtgagagcatattggtgaggaacaaggacaaggttatcgtctagggtaattgttgcggtgtaaccaagggtttgctgggattcacacgacgttgtaatcgtttttcttcatagtggatttgagttggtgcggctcaaagtggacgtagacaatatatacaagttgtatgtattggtcgaaccactataaatcttgtgccttgtgagttgatttatctttctcgtattattatagttgtctgtgcttggtttacttattattcatcataatatctcatgatccgttattccgcggttgtcagtgattccctaagaaaatcctgacaatcATGAGTTGTGTAACTACTCCTACTTTCTCTATTCTATTTAACGGTCAACCAGAAGGTTTCTTTAATGGAGAAAGAGGCATTCGCCAAGGCTGCCCTTTATCCCCATTCTTGTTTATTATTTGCTCCCAAACATTATCTAGTATCATAAACAGGATGGAGAGGGATGGACTTTACAATGGCTAAAAACTCAATAGGTTTGCTCCAAGTGTTAGCCGCATAATGTTTGCAGACGACGTCATGTTGTTTGGGAAGGTGAATAACAATACGATCTCGGCTGTATCAACTATCCTTCAAGAATACTATAAAGTATCTGCGCAGTTAGTGAATTACAACAAGTCTTCTATCCACTTTAGTAAGAAAGTCGGTGATGAAATGAGTGAGGAAATTATTGCTGAACTAGGGGTTTGCAGAATGTCAAGGGATGAGATGTACCTGGGAGTAAAAATAATGCAGCAAGGTAACAGATCTTCCAGCCTAAACTTTCTTATAGATAAGTTTGATGAAAATCTCACAGGTCGGAAACGAATTTCACTCTCTCATGCTGGGAGAACTGTTTTAATCCAACATGTCCTCGCTCTCATTCCTGTTTACTACTCCCtctgttcttttttaataggccacttttgtttttagcgaaatttaaggaaattaagagaactaatcattgaaaatggtcctcatgacacttgtcaataaaagaagtgaagtgaaatggtccccgtgACACTTGTTagtaaaagaagtaaagtgaagtggtccacatgacacttatcaccaaagaagttaagagaaaagtggtcccaaaaaattaaagtaacatttggcTTTCACAATTAAGAAATTGACTTacttttttgaaacttttatttatagaaactggcctattaaaaaagaacggagggaataCATGGCTTGCTCAATTATCCCCCAAAACATTCTGAATAAACTCACAAAAATCATTCGTGTATTCCGGTGGGGGCATACAAAAGATAAAAGGAAAATGCATTTCTTGAGATGGGAGAGTTTCAACATTCCAAAAGAGAAAGGAGGGTTGGGGATAAGATCCTTATCGGACTTGAATGAAGCACTCGTAGCCAAATTAGCATGGAGATTCCTCAATGACAGAACTTCTCTGTGGAGTTGCATTCTAAGAGCCAAATACATTAGAAATAAATCCTTGTGGTCCACTACAAAACCACAGAAGTGTTCTTCAACGTGGGTTGCAATTCTCGGGAGCAGAACTCATTTAAGGAAGGGATGTGTGGCTGGTAGGCAATGGCAGGGATATAAATATTAACGAGGATCCTTGGATTCCCACATTACCAGAGCACAAAATTTCAAGCGATACAGTGAACACGGAAGGCATCATAACAGTCCAGCAACTAATCTCTCCACAGACCAAGGATTGGGACATGAACATCATTGACAACTGTTTCGACCAATTCTCTGCAACGCAGATAAAAGGCATTTACATCAATAATGAGCAAACGACAAGCTCATCTGGAAACTTACAAGTCATGGTATTTTCACTCCACAATCATTTCAGAAACTGCTCATGGAACTAGCTGGCGAGCCTTCTTCTATTGGCGAAGACTTATTCCCTTGGAAAAAGTTTTGGGCTGTAAAAAATATAGCTCCAAAAATCAAGATGTTTATCTGGAGAGCTTTACACAATGGGTTAGGAGTTCTACAGCGAATCGGAAAATTCGTGGAAGGAGTTGACACCGTGTGCAGAACCTGTAATACACATGAGGAAAGTACTGACCACCTTTTGATTCACTGTAATATATCGCAAACAGTATGGTTTGCGTCTCCTTTTGGTTTGAGACTTCAAGACAACCAGCACTTTACCTTACATCAGCTGATCGGACAATGGCTCAATCATCAGGACAGTCGCTACATATTTGGTTTGGGAGCTTCAATTTGCTGGGCACTATGGAAAGCAAGGAACTCTATGGTTTTTGAAAGGAAGCAGTTAAATGTACAGGGCATCCTTAATATTGCACTATATTGGTTTAATCTATATTACAGATTCAATGAAGATGGCGAAACGGAAGCTAACAATCAACAGCAAGTTGAAATTAATACTCATGCACCAAACTGGGTGACTCCACCGGCGAACGTTATTAAAATAAATGTTGATGCGGCTGTTAAAGATGGTCATTATGCAGCTGCTGCCATTACGCGTAATCATGAGGGGATATGCTGTGGAGCTAGCACAATATTAGGATTATCTGATAAACCAGTGGTGGCTGAAGC
Coding sequences within:
- the LOC113346221 gene encoding uncharacterized protein LOC113346221, which translates into the protein MELAGEPSSIGEDLFPWKKFWAVKNIAPKIKMFIWRALHNGLGVLQRIGKFVEGVDTVCRTCNTHEESTDHLLIHCNISQTVWFASPFGLRLQDNQHFTLHQLIGQWLNHQDSRYIFGLGASICWALWKARNSMVFERKQLNVQGILNIALYWFNLYYRFNEDGETEANNQQQVEINTHAPNWVTPPANVIKINVDAAVKDGHYAAAAITRNHEGICCGASTILGLSDKPVVAEADGFLLAVEPAIWLGFDDVIIERDCQVVTKVLRGKMYSPPWRIWRFIDSISARGRSINKVEFNFVPKRANNTAHSLAAYALSNNVQSKWISNQIPGNVVSSVGIVSPFFISLYQKKKKSSRSQFDDTVTRISSNYERL